One Defluviitoga tunisiensis genomic window carries:
- a CDS encoding stage V sporulation protein S yields the protein MEVLKVSHSSAPNKVAGAIAGVLSKTDEVELQAIGAGAVNQAVKAIAIAKRFVEAKGKEIYVIPGFVEVEVGSEKRTGIKFKVVAKSTGEAVEEKEAEVNKVNEEQ from the coding sequence ATGGAAGTATTAAAAGTTAGTCATTCATCCGCACCTAACAAGGTTGCTGGAGCAATTGCGGGAGTTCTATCAAAGACTGATGAGGTTGAGTTACAAGCTATTGGAGCAGGTGCTGTAAATCAGGCTGTTAAGGCTATTGCCATTGCTAAGAGATTTGTTGAAGCAAAAGGCAAAGAAATTTATGTTATACCAGGATTTGTGGAAGTGGAAGTTGGTTCAGAAAAAAGGACGGGTATTAAATTTAAAGTTGTTGCAAAATCAACAGGTGAAGCGGTAGAAGAAAAGGAAGCAGAAGTAAATAAAGTAAACGAAGAACAATAA
- a CDS encoding FecCD family ABC transporter permease encodes MKSTQKQGGQLPLVLFLVFISFVLIIVFTSFGSVKIDAKDVFLSLIGKQENEIYKNLIVNIRLPRVIGTFIVGAILAVSGNVLQLLVQNPLADPYMLGISSGASFGAVLYTALNSIYGFTLFLGLEGFSFLFAVLSTFIVLLIARQGKRLPILSLILSGVIVSFLFNSFTTLFTVMYWKNLIHVNLWLMGSTGNLAWNSNLKLLTILLVQFFIALLFSKELNVLAMGEEMAVYSGLNPESVKMLLILTTVLAVSFTVSQVGIIGFVGLIIPHIVRMIKGPYSFISNLYSVFFGGIFLMFADFIARTLFAPTELPIGVVTSIVGAPIFIYVMRRKERL; translated from the coding sequence ATGAAATCAACACAAAAACAAGGGGGGCAACTACCCCTTGTTTTATTTTTAGTGTTTATCAGTTTTGTTCTAATAATTGTTTTTACTTCTTTTGGGAGTGTAAAAATTGATGCAAAAGATGTTTTCTTGTCTCTAATAGGAAAGCAAGAAAATGAAATCTATAAAAATTTAATTGTAAATATAAGGCTGCCTAGAGTAATCGGTACATTTATAGTAGGAGCAATACTTGCTGTTTCTGGTAATGTACTACAACTTTTGGTTCAAAATCCTTTAGCAGATCCATATATGCTTGGAATTTCTTCAGGAGCTAGCTTTGGTGCTGTATTGTACACGGCATTAAACAGTATATATGGATTTACATTGTTTCTTGGTTTAGAAGGATTTTCTTTTTTGTTTGCGGTACTATCTACTTTTATAGTATTATTGATAGCTCGCCAGGGAAAAAGACTTCCAATACTCTCGTTAATATTAAGTGGTGTAATAGTCAGCTTTTTATTTAATTCTTTCACAACACTTTTCACAGTTATGTATTGGAAAAATCTCATTCACGTTAACTTATGGCTTATGGGAAGTACAGGAAACCTTGCGTGGAATTCAAATTTAAAACTACTAACAATACTACTAGTGCAGTTTTTTATTGCATTATTATTTTCAAAAGAATTAAATGTGTTAGCTATGGGAGAAGAGATGGCAGTTTATTCAGGACTCAATCCAGAAAGTGTAAAAATGTTATTAATATTAACAACGGTTTTAGCAGTATCATTTACTGTTTCACAAGTAGGAATTATAGGATTTGTAGGCCTTATAATCCCACACATAGTTAGGATGATTAAAGGACCGTACTCTTTTATCTCAAACCTCTACTCCGTATTTTTTGGAGGAATATTTTTAATGTTTGCAGATTTTATAGCTAGAACATTATTTGCTCCAACAGAGTTACCCATAGGGGTAGTCACTTCTATTGTGGGTGCACCAATTTTCATCTATGTTATGAGGAGAAAAGAAAGATTATGA
- a CDS encoding alpha/beta fold hydrolase has protein sequence MRIFYRYFISNKPSKNEQPKLYIVHGLGEYSGRYEKFIKIFNELGFDVFIFDLPGHGYSYGKKGDIGNFYEIYYFLENYIQEDYFLFGHSLGGLLAARFVEITENKPKKLVLSSPALGDISQMKWLLNMLSVFPKLTFSNRIDPFDLSTNRKVCEEYKRDPLVHDKITVESAIGMFAQAELALKDIDKIDVQTLLLYGTDDKVVNISEYEKIQNPNINIISFNKGKHELFECVYNKNKFLETILNFYLSS, from the coding sequence ATGAGAATATTTTACAGATATTTTATCTCAAATAAACCTTCTAAAAATGAACAACCAAAATTGTATATAGTCCATGGTTTAGGTGAATATTCTGGCAGGTACGAAAAATTCATCAAAATCTTTAATGAATTGGGTTTTGATGTATTTATCTTCGACTTGCCAGGTCATGGTTATTCGTATGGGAAAAAAGGAGATATAGGTAATTTTTATGAAATTTACTATTTCCTAGAAAATTATATTCAAGAAGATTATTTTTTATTTGGTCATTCGTTAGGTGGTTTATTAGCTGCACGGTTTGTTGAAATAACAGAAAACAAACCAAAAAAACTTGTGCTTTCATCCCCAGCTTTAGGCGACATCAGTCAAATGAAGTGGCTTCTTAATATGCTTTCTGTTTTTCCAAAACTAACTTTTTCTAATAGAATAGATCCCTTTGATTTATCAACAAACAGAAAAGTCTGTGAAGAATATAAAAGGGATCCACTTGTTCACGATAAAATTACAGTTGAATCTGCTATTGGAATGTTTGCACAAGCAGAACTCGCATTAAAAGATATAGACAAGATTGATGTCCAAACATTATTACTATATGGAACTGACGATAAAGTTGTCAATATAAGCGAATATGAAAAAATTCAAAATCCAAATATAAATATTATCTCTTTTAATAAAGGAAAGCATGAATTATTTGAGTGTGTATATAATAAAAATAAGTTTTTAGAAACAATATTAAATTTTTATCTTTCAAGTTAG
- the pyrE gene encoding orotate phosphoribosyltransferase — translation MTQNEKTDYKESDVLAILKETEAFLQGHFLLSSGLHSDTYIQCAKVLQYPKYAELFGRLIANQINTKIDLVVSPALGGIIIGYEVARALKVPFIFTEREESGDMTLRRGQKIDKGLKVVIVEDVITTGKSSLEVAKVVNESEGEVVLFSCIVNRSEKSTLLDRKIISLVNIKTNIYTPDVCPLCKKGYELVKPGSRKMINPE, via the coding sequence ATGACACAAAATGAGAAGACGGATTATAAAGAATCTGATGTTTTAGCTATATTAAAAGAGACAGAGGCTTTTTTACAAGGTCATTTTTTGTTATCTTCTGGGTTGCATTCTGATACATATATTCAGTGTGCTAAGGTTTTACAGTATCCTAAGTATGCAGAATTATTTGGTCGATTAATTGCTAATCAAATTAACACAAAAATAGACTTAGTAGTATCTCCCGCTTTAGGTGGAATTATAATTGGTTATGAAGTTGCAAGGGCTTTAAAAGTCCCTTTTATTTTTACAGAAAGAGAAGAAAGTGGCGATATGACACTTAGAAGAGGTCAAAAAATAGATAAAGGTTTAAAAGTTGTTATAGTTGAAGATGTTATAACTACCGGAAAATCTTCTCTTGAAGTAGCAAAAGTGGTTAATGAATCTGAAGGTGAGGTCGTGCTTTTTTCCTGTATAGTTAATAGGTCTGAAAAATCTACTCTTCTTGATCGTAAAATAATTTCTTTAGTTAATATCAAAACAAACATATACACCCCTGACGTTTGTCCTTTATGTAAAAAAGGGTATGAATTAGTAAAACCCGGAAGCAGGAAAATGATAAATCCAGAATAA
- a CDS encoding ABC transporter substrate-binding protein, whose translation MKKGIKKYVVLLLLTVLSVLTFAQLALVDDLGRFVKFDSQVQRVVSAAPLVSDYIKYLGLEEKVVGVTDWDTSIESEKIGDMFPLNIEKIISLNPDLVFLSGGFQEPEIERLQRYNIKSFVINPVGFNDIYKTITIIGSILGEPERAVEISNKFRQQYLGIAKNAFLWTKKPTVLYLMVQNNVGEMWTAGTGSYINELIAYAGGLNLAAPYSGNNGFFQIGPEFVVAQNPDIIIVDAYFEGDETAKNTLLNAPQLKNVKAIKNGKIVTVDGNKMSQASPSIIDVLSQLNQYFGDNR comes from the coding sequence ATGAAAAAAGGTATAAAAAAGTACGTAGTGTTACTATTGTTAACTGTTTTATCAGTTCTAACTTTTGCTCAACTTGCTTTAGTCGACGATCTAGGAAGGTTTGTCAAGTTTGATTCTCAAGTTCAAAGAGTTGTAAGTGCGGCACCTTTAGTATCTGACTATATTAAGTACTTAGGATTAGAAGAGAAAGTTGTTGGAGTAACAGACTGGGACACAAGTATTGAAAGTGAAAAAATAGGTGACATGTTCCCTTTGAATATCGAAAAAATAATTTCATTAAATCCCGACCTAGTGTTCTTAAGTGGAGGTTTTCAGGAACCTGAAATTGAAAGATTACAACGCTATAATATCAAATCATTTGTAATTAATCCAGTTGGTTTTAATGATATATATAAAACAATTACAATAATCGGATCGATATTAGGTGAGCCAGAAAGGGCGGTAGAAATATCTAATAAATTCAGACAGCAATACTTAGGAATAGCCAAAAACGCCTTTTTATGGACTAAAAAACCAACTGTTTTGTACTTAATGGTACAAAATAACGTAGGAGAAATGTGGACAGCCGGTACGGGATCTTACATCAACGAGCTAATAGCCTATGCAGGCGGATTAAATTTAGCAGCGCCTTATTCTGGAAACAACGGCTTTTTCCAGATAGGCCCCGAATTTGTAGTTGCTCAAAATCCGGATATAATCATAGTTGATGCTTATTTTGAAGGTGATGAAACAGCTAAAAACACATTATTAAACGCCCCACAGTTAAAGAACGTAAAGGCTATAAAAAATGGAAAAATAGTCACGGTAGATGGAAATAAAATGTCTCAAGCTTCACCTTCTATTATAGATGTATTATCTCAATTAAATCAATATTTTGGTGATAATAGATGA
- a CDS encoding phosphoglucosamine mutase produces the protein MKSLFGTDGIRDVVNEKLTCELAMKLGNAVANLFSNKYKKLYLARDTRNSGKMLELAIASGALAGGMNVESCGVLTTPALAYITHKERALGIVISASHNPPIYNGLKVICEGYKISDEIEEKLEEIMLGGLLKYCNYTEIGTYIEDSSKQEYINYILSTYNNKLSSINYKIAVDVANGAAGAIIDDVFGRLGLSYDVYFNTPNGLNINDNCGSTSWKSLSNIVKEDGYDLGILFDGDADRCLFLDSQGNLVDGDALIAINALKLKEQGRLNNNIVVTTVMSNLGLEYYLKSHGLILLRADVGDKYVFELMTQKNGTIGGEQSGHIIFLDRSTTGDGIITALETLETLKFFSKSIEDLVAELPKFPQDLENITVKDKIKIMKDKRLEELKRKYEHIDNFRVLVRPSGTEHIIRVMSEGTDKNIVKQCINEFSQLIRKLDSEY, from the coding sequence ATGAAATCACTTTTTGGAACTGATGGGATAAGAGATGTTGTAAATGAAAAGTTAACGTGTGAATTAGCAATGAAACTAGGCAATGCTGTAGCAAACCTTTTTAGTAATAAGTACAAAAAATTGTATTTAGCAAGAGATACAAGGAATTCTGGTAAAATGTTAGAACTTGCTATAGCAAGCGGCGCTTTAGCAGGAGGTATGAACGTTGAATCGTGTGGTGTTTTAACTACCCCTGCACTTGCATACATTACACATAAAGAAAGAGCTTTAGGTATTGTTATATCTGCATCTCACAATCCGCCTATATACAATGGATTAAAGGTAATATGTGAAGGGTATAAAATATCTGATGAGATTGAAGAAAAATTAGAAGAGATAATGTTAGGTGGGTTATTAAAGTACTGTAACTACACAGAAATTGGAACATATATTGAAGACTCTTCTAAACAAGAATATATAAATTACATACTTTCAACCTACAATAATAAGTTATCTTCAATAAACTACAAAATAGCGGTTGATGTTGCTAACGGTGCTGCAGGCGCTATAATAGATGATGTTTTTGGAAGACTTGGATTAAGTTATGACGTGTATTTTAATACTCCAAATGGCTTAAATATAAACGATAATTGTGGTTCTACCTCTTGGAAAAGTCTATCAAACATTGTCAAAGAAGATGGTTATGATCTTGGAATTTTGTTTGACGGAGACGCAGATAGATGTCTATTTTTAGACAGTCAAGGTAACCTTGTAGATGGAGATGCGTTAATAGCTATTAATGCTTTAAAATTAAAAGAACAAGGCAGATTAAATAACAATATCGTAGTAACAACTGTAATGAGCAATCTAGGATTAGAATATTACTTAAAGTCCCATGGTCTAATTCTTTTAAGAGCGGATGTTGGGGATAAATATGTTTTTGAGTTAATGACACAAAAAAACGGAACAATAGGCGGCGAACAATCAGGGCATATAATATTCCTTGATAGATCTACAACAGGAGACGGTATTATAACAGCTTTAGAAACTTTAGAAACACTAAAATTTTTCTCTAAATCTATAGAAGATTTAGTGGCAGAACTTCCAAAATTTCCGCAAGATTTGGAGAATATCACTGTTAAAGATAAAATAAAAATTATGAAGGATAAAAGATTAGAAGAACTAAAGAGAAAGTACGAACATATAGACAATTTTAGGGTTCTTGTTAGACCTTCTGGAACAGAGCATATTATCAGGGTTATGAGTGAAGGGACAGATAAAAATATAGTCAAGCAATGTATAAATGAGTTTAGTCAATTAATACGAAAGTTAGATAGCGAATATTAA
- a CDS encoding ABC transporter ATP-binding protein, with protein MIDIDKLQFTYNNGFNLYIKKLDIKKGDIVSIIGPNGAGKSTLIKIISKIIKNYTGKIMIENKELSNYSYKELSRKIAIVPQEFNTTFEYDVESVISTARLPYSRRFSFFETQEDKKIINEVLELVGLVKYKNKPFSQLSGGEKQKVMIARAFAQKTPILLLDEFSSHLDPGYTQNLLKLVKSMAEKEGKTVLAVFHDINSAAIFSDKIVVMKDGEIKYQGTPKEIFKETLMKEIFDIEVYIIEHPIKKIPQILYK; from the coding sequence ATGATAGATATTGACAAACTACAATTTACTTACAATAATGGTTTTAACTTATATATAAAAAAGTTAGACATAAAAAAAGGAGACATAGTCTCAATAATAGGACCTAACGGAGCAGGAAAAAGCACATTAATAAAAATAATTAGCAAAATAATAAAAAATTATACAGGTAAGATAATGATAGAAAACAAAGAACTTAGCAATTATTCGTATAAGGAATTATCAAGAAAAATAGCAATAGTTCCACAAGAATTTAATACAACCTTTGAATATGATGTTGAAAGTGTGATTTCAACAGCACGACTTCCGTATTCCAGAAGATTTAGTTTTTTTGAAACACAAGAAGACAAAAAGATAATCAACGAAGTACTTGAATTAGTAGGACTTGTTAAATACAAAAACAAACCTTTTTCCCAACTATCTGGAGGAGAAAAACAGAAGGTAATGATAGCAAGAGCATTTGCTCAAAAAACCCCAATATTACTACTTGATGAATTCTCTTCACACTTAGACCCTGGCTACACACAAAACTTATTAAAACTTGTAAAATCAATGGCAGAAAAAGAAGGGAAAACAGTGTTAGCAGTGTTTCATGACATAAACAGCGCAGCAATATTTTCGGATAAGATCGTAGTTATGAAAGATGGAGAGATTAAATATCAAGGAACACCAAAAGAAATTTTCAAAGAAACACTAATGAAAGAAATTTTTGATATAGAAGTCTATATTATAGAACATCCAATAAAAAAAATACCCCAAATACTATATAAATAA
- a CDS encoding DUF1385 domain-containing protein: MSKEKPKTVGGQAVIEGVMMKGVNTVVAVKRSDGKIAVKKINDDSWGIWEKIPFIRGIFVLIHSMIIGMGALSYSAKVSGEDEEELTTKDMVFAILIAVVVATLGFGVLPVLVTKPFHIESEFLFALIEGLIRAFLVLAYIWAISFMKDIKRVFQYHGAEHKSVYTYENGEPLDVTHAKKYTTLHPRCGTSFLIITVFASVVVFAISGGLGWNSTIEKIISRIVLLPVVAGVAYEFQRFTAKIINTKIGKILAYPGLMLQKLTTKEPDDEQLKIALVSLNYALDENFEGEIVLDLATNTITPVTAIPGTTLTK, encoded by the coding sequence GTGTCAAAAGAGAAACCTAAAACAGTAGGCGGACAAGCGGTCATTGAAGGCGTAATGATGAAAGGTGTCAATACCGTTGTTGCTGTTAAAAGAAGCGATGGAAAAATTGCTGTTAAAAAAATAAATGATGATTCATGGGGAATATGGGAAAAAATACCGTTTATACGAGGAATTTTTGTTTTGATTCATTCAATGATTATAGGGATGGGTGCCTTATCGTATTCTGCAAAGGTGTCTGGTGAAGATGAAGAAGAATTAACAACAAAGGATATGGTCTTTGCTATATTAATTGCTGTAGTTGTTGCTACTTTAGGTTTTGGTGTCTTGCCGGTTCTTGTTACCAAGCCTTTTCACATTGAATCGGAGTTTTTGTTTGCCCTTATAGAAGGACTTATTAGAGCTTTTCTTGTTTTAGCTTATATTTGGGCAATCTCGTTTATGAAAGATATCAAACGAGTTTTTCAGTATCATGGGGCAGAACATAAGAGTGTTTACACCTATGAAAATGGTGAACCTTTAGATGTAACTCATGCTAAAAAGTATACAACACTTCATCCTAGGTGTGGTACAAGCTTTCTAATAATAACCGTTTTCGCTTCAGTTGTTGTGTTTGCAATATCTGGTGGTCTTGGATGGAACTCTACGATAGAAAAGATTATTTCAAGGATTGTATTGTTACCAGTAGTTGCTGGAGTAGCTTATGAGTTTCAACGATTTACAGCAAAGATTATTAATACAAAGATAGGTAAGATTCTTGCATATCCTGGGTTAATGCTTCAAAAGCTGACAACCAAAGAACCTGATGATGAACAATTAAAAATAGCTTTAGTGTCTTTAAATTATGCCCTAGATGAAAATTTTGAAGGCGAAATAGTGTTGGATTTAGCTACTAATACCATTACCCCGGTTACTGCTATTCCTGGCACAACCCTAACAAAATAG
- the rho gene encoding transcription termination factor Rho: MDETDSNLVSKKQTKDNIQAVEIDMAKLNEMSRKDLYDLARKFEIANYSKMTKNELKFAILRKQTESIGYFFYEGILEILPDGYGFLRSIDNSLLPGSDDVYVSQSQIKKFNLFTGDIVAGQVRPPKEGERFFALLRIEAINSLPPENARDRISFENLTPEYPTERMVLEHKNSPLSSRIIDLFSPVGFGQRGLIVAPPKAGKTTLLKDIANSIAANYPETRRYILLIDERPEEVTDIRDTVDAHVIAAPFDMDPQNQIKITEMALDHFKRLVEFGHDVVVLIDSLTRFAREYNLYVPSSGKLLSGGLDPAAIIFPKKFFGAARKIREGGSLTMIATALVETGSKMDEVIFEEFKGTGNMELVLARELANERIFPAINLKLSGTRKEELLYSKNELKNVIILRKFINDMSPKEALEFILSLMKKFKTNDEIMASIENQKVF; the protein is encoded by the coding sequence ATGGATGAAACAGATAGTAACTTAGTTTCTAAAAAGCAAACTAAAGACAACATACAAGCCGTTGAAATTGATATGGCTAAATTAAACGAGATGTCAAGGAAAGATCTTTACGATCTAGCCAGAAAATTTGAAATCGCTAATTATTCTAAAATGACAAAAAATGAGTTGAAATTTGCAATCTTAAGAAAACAAACGGAGTCAATCGGTTATTTTTTCTACGAAGGCATACTTGAAATTCTTCCAGACGGTTACGGCTTTTTAAGAAGTATTGACAATTCACTGCTACCAGGATCTGATGATGTGTATGTGTCACAGTCTCAGATTAAAAAGTTTAACCTATTTACTGGCGATATAGTAGCTGGTCAAGTAAGACCGCCAAAAGAAGGAGAAAGATTCTTTGCGCTTCTTAGAATAGAGGCTATAAACTCTTTGCCTCCTGAAAATGCAAGAGACAGGATATCTTTTGAAAATCTAACTCCCGAATATCCTACCGAAAGAATGGTTCTAGAACATAAAAATAGTCCTTTGAGTTCTAGAATAATTGATCTATTCTCACCAGTTGGTTTTGGTCAGAGAGGTCTTATCGTTGCTCCACCAAAAGCCGGAAAAACTACCTTGCTTAAGGATATTGCTAATTCTATTGCAGCAAATTATCCTGAAACGCGAAGATACATTCTTCTAATCGATGAAAGACCTGAGGAAGTAACAGATATCAGAGATACTGTAGATGCTCATGTTATAGCGGCACCTTTTGATATGGATCCACAAAATCAAATTAAAATTACTGAAATGGCACTTGATCATTTTAAAAGGTTGGTAGAGTTTGGTCATGACGTTGTAGTATTGATTGACAGTTTAACCCGTTTTGCTAGAGAATATAATTTATATGTTCCTTCTAGTGGTAAGTTGTTGAGTGGTGGTTTAGATCCGGCTGCTATAATCTTTCCTAAAAAATTCTTCGGTGCTGCAAGAAAAATAAGGGAAGGCGGAAGCTTAACCATGATTGCAACCGCTTTAGTAGAAACCGGTTCTAAAATGGATGAAGTTATCTTCGAAGAATTTAAAGGAACAGGTAATATGGAGCTTGTTCTTGCTAGAGAACTAGCTAACGAAAGAATCTTTCCAGCTATTAATTTAAAACTATCAGGAACTAGAAAAGAAGAATTATTATACTCTAAAAATGAACTCAAAAATGTCATTATTTTGCGAAAATTTATTAATGATATGTCTCCAAAAGAAGCCTTAGAATTTATTTTAAGCCTAATGAAAAAATTTAAAACCAATGATGAAATTATGGCTTCTATAGAAAACCAAAAAGTGTTTTAA
- a CDS encoding Do family serine endopeptidase, producing the protein MKKSFMVVIMAILISLTSFAAVNLDYESPIVNVVEVAAPAVVNIETTRTVAVQIDPFTQYFFERFFGLDIPEYQTKGLGSGFIFHEDGYILTNYHVIEKAKEITVTLSNGKKYEAELIGGDSDLDLAIIKLKTDEKLPILELGNSDNVKIGEWVIAIGNPLGLQNTVTVGVLSATNRTITKPEGDGSYYGLLQTDASINPGNSGGPLLNIHGEVIGINTAIAVDPELGNVNIGFAIPINIAKRFALSVMEIGTFQRGYLGVHIQNVTEDLKKSLGLKVDYGAYVTHVDQGSAAEKSGIQPQDVIIEFDGKKIETMNDLSSLVSTYPAGTEVEVVVDRFGERLTFKVKLEGQTAVAKAQEYFGIRVRNITDEDRKTYNIKKDIQGVLVEEIVDNKYVLGLKVGDVITEIAVNGVYYDIKNVSDWEKIASSVEKNSYVALIVYRSNVRYVIQFFYR; encoded by the coding sequence ATGAAAAAATCGTTTATGGTAGTAATAATGGCTATTCTTATCTCGCTGACTTCTTTTGCTGCAGTTAACTTGGATTATGAAAGCCCTATAGTAAATGTAGTTGAAGTTGCTGCACCGGCTGTTGTAAATATTGAAACAACTCGAACAGTTGCTGTTCAAATTGACCCATTTACACAATATTTTTTTGAACGCTTTTTTGGATTAGATATTCCTGAATATCAAACAAAAGGTCTAGGATCAGGTTTTATTTTCCATGAAGATGGTTATATACTGACTAATTATCATGTAATAGAAAAAGCAAAAGAAATCACTGTTACTTTATCAAATGGGAAAAAATATGAAGCTGAATTAATTGGTGGAGATTCTGACCTTGATTTAGCTATAATAAAACTTAAAACCGATGAAAAACTCCCTATTTTAGAATTAGGAAATTCTGATAACGTGAAAATAGGTGAATGGGTTATCGCAATTGGAAATCCTTTGGGACTTCAAAATACCGTAACGGTTGGAGTTTTAAGCGCAACTAACAGAACTATTACAAAGCCTGAAGGAGATGGAAGCTACTACGGACTTTTACAAACAGATGCCTCTATTAACCCAGGAAATAGTGGTGGACCTCTTTTAAATATTCATGGAGAAGTAATTGGGATAAACACAGCTATTGCTGTAGATCCTGAGTTGGGTAATGTAAATATAGGTTTTGCAATACCTATTAATATTGCAAAGAGATTTGCTCTTTCTGTAATGGAAATAGGCACTTTTCAGAGAGGATACCTAGGAGTTCACATTCAAAATGTAACTGAAGATCTTAAGAAATCATTAGGATTAAAAGTAGACTACGGAGCATATGTAACCCATGTAGATCAGGGTAGTGCAGCTGAAAAAAGTGGTATTCAACCACAGGACGTTATTATTGAATTTGACGGTAAAAAGATTGAGACTATGAATGACCTTAGTTCTTTAGTTTCAACCTATCCTGCTGGTACTGAGGTAGAAGTTGTCGTTGATAGATTCGGAGAAAGATTAACCTTTAAGGTTAAACTTGAAGGGCAAACCGCTGTCGCAAAAGCTCAAGAATATTTTGGAATAAGGGTTAGAAACATTACAGATGAAGATAGAAAGACGTATAACATTAAAAAAGATATTCAAGGCGTCCTGGTAGAAGAAATAGTTGATAATAAGTACGTTTTAGGCCTAAAAGTTGGTGATGTTATAACAGAAATAGCAGTTAACGGGGTATATTATGACATTAAAAATGTCAGTGATTGGGAAAAAATAGCTTCTTCTGTTGAGAAAAACAGTTATGTAGCCTTGATCGTTTATAGAAGTAATGTTAGATATGTTATTCAATTTTTCTATAGATAA